The nucleotide sequence ACACCATCGGCGAGATAGGCGTTGCGACCGTCGAGCACCGTCGAAAGCAGATAATCGAGTATCCAGACGACGTCCGCCGGAGCCCCCGATTTTTTCACCTCGGCCATAAAGGCGTCATGGGGAATCTGCTCGAACGCGATTTCCCGGCCGGTGACAGCCGACAGCTCCGCGGCAATGTCCGCAAAGGTCATGAGCCGCGGCCCTGTTACTTCGTAAATCTCGCCGTCGTGCCCCGGCTCCGTCAGCGCCGCCACCGCGACGTCCGCGATGTCGTCGACGTCGATGAAGGGCTCCGGGGTATCGCCCGCCGGCAACGTGATTCGCCCCGCGCGCACCATGTCGACAAACGCGCCTTCGGAAAAGTTTTGGTTGAACCAACTCGCCCGAACCACCGTCCAGCGCAGCCCGCTGTTTTGCACGATATTTTCGCAGGCCTGCGCCTCGGCTTCACCGCGACCGGACAGCAACACCACACGCGCGACCCCATGCTTTCTCGCCTGATCCACCAACGCTTGAATCGCGTCGGTCGCTCCCGGCACCGCGAGGTCCGGAGCGTAGGAAATGTATATCGCTTTCACGTCGCGGAGACAGGCGTCCCAACTTTGGCGGTTGTTCCAATCAAACGACGGGCTGGCTGCTCGCGAACCGAGCCGCATCGGCACGCCCCGGGCTTGCAGTTTGGCGGCGACGCGACGACCGGTCTTGCCGGTGCCGCCGAGAATGAGGGTGAGTTCCGACGTGAAGGCGGAAGCGTTTTGATCAGTATTCATGATGGATTCCTCGTAAGGGTTGAATGGAAAGCCTCTTTATACTGAACGGGGCCCTGGATTTCTTGACGCGTCACGCCATCCTGTTGACCGCGCGCGCCAAAACGCCCCCGGGGCCCCCTCGGAGCGGATCAATCCGTAAAACGAATCCGGTAGGACCGCGGCGTCTGCCCCGCCCAGCGCTTGAACGCCCGGGAAAACGCGCTCTGTTCCGAAAACCCCGTCATGAACGCAACCTCCGCCAGCGAATAGTCCGTTTGCGCCAGCAAGCGCTCCGCCAACTGCCGCCGCGACTCATCCACCAATGCGTTATAAGAGTGACCACTTTGCCGCAGCCGACGTTGCAGCGTGCGCCCACTCATGCCCAACCGCTGCGCCACGTGGTTGATCACTGGAATGCCTCCGCTCAACGCACGCGCGATCTGATCACGCACCCGCCGGTCCCATGTCTCCTCGTCCGCCAACTGGGAAACTTCCACCGCCAGGTGAGATTCAAAGAACCGGGAAATCCCGGCGTCGCCCAATACATTCGGGGTCGACAACGACGCAGCGGAAACCAACAGCGCATCGTATTCCGCCCCGAAATGCACCGGACAACCGAAATAGATTTCATGGTCGGCCACCGTCGCGGGGGCCGCATGTTGGAAAAAGACGGCGCGCGGATTGAACGGTGCGGACGCCACCTCCCGGCTGATCGAAACGATACTCGCCAGCGTGGCTTCATTGGACAGCCGCATGCCCAGGTGCCGTTCGCCGGCTCGATTGAGCCGCATGAGTGCGCCGCCCTCCGTCGATTCCAATTGATAAGTCGAAACGCTGGTGAGCACGCGGGCGTAGCGCTCCGCCCGGCCAAACGATTCCCGCAAATTCGTGGCCGATTTCCACGCCAACCCGAACGCACCGTAATCGTCGCATCGCATCGCCGCCCCCGCCCGCAAGGGCAACGTGGTGCCAGCCGTATCGTCACGCACCAGTTGCCGCAGAAACGCATAATAGTCCGTATCCGCGACCATCAGTTTGGGATCGGGCGGTGCATCGGGATCGATCCCTACGCCACGCAGCACCGCCCGCGGATCGAAGTCCCCCGAGGCCACGCCGAGCACCTTGCGGACGAACAACGAGGTTATTTTCCCCATGACTCCGTTTCACTGTGTGTGGTGCATTTCAACCTATCCCGACTCAATCTCCACCACCGAAAACTTCCAGCCGATATCCCCCCACGCGGCCAGATCGGCCTTTCCGGATTCAAATTTCCAACACCAACGGACAATGGTCCGACACCTCGGGATCACTAACCACCTGGAAATCCACCACCTGTTCCGGCGCATTGACCAACAGGTAATCGGCGAAGCGATCGGGTTTGGAGTAGAGCGAATTCCGGGTTCCGCCGGTGGTCCGCGTGGTAACGAGTTCCGTGAGACCCGCCTCGCCGAGAATTTCCAGTGTTTCACTGTCCGGTCGCACATTGAAATCCCCCCCCCGCCACCACGAGGTCGTCAGGCTGCGCCACGTGGCGCACGATCGCCAAAAATCTCCGCGCCTGCGCCGCCCGCTCCGGTGTGTCCATCTTTCCCCGCAGATCACGCAGGCCGTGCATGTGCGCGACCACGACCGCCCGCCCCTGCTCGTGGTCAAACACCCGCACCGCGTGCGCGCTACGCGACCGGGGATGCTCGCCGTAACCATCAGGTGAATACACTTTGTGCACGAACCCCTGATGCTGCGCCACCACGGGGAAAGCGTGACGCACAAACGTGGCCAGCCCCCATTGCGACGGCACCGCCCGCTCCCCTTCCCACAGGACTCCCTGAGCCGCCGGGCAAAATGTAGCGACGTGATCCGGCAACGCGTGCGCGATTTCCCGAAAAAGATTCGCCCGCTGCGGCAGCACGTGTTCCCCGTCGCGATACGTGAGGACCTCCCGATCCGTGGACGGCGTGTGCACGACTTCCTGCAGACACAACACATCCGGCGCGCTGTGATTCAGATAAGACCGCAGTTCGGCAAAGCGCGCTCCTCCCCAGGCATTCAGGCATGTAATTTTCATCGCCACGGCTTTCGTGTTATCACGATCACGAGGCTCGTCCAACTCAACCGCACCGGACCGCAATCGATCTTCCTCCGGTCTCCCCTTGGTCAATCAGGATGAAGCACGGCGACGCTCGCCTCCCCCGGTTTTTTTCGCCATCAAACGTCGGTCGTTCGCGACCGTCCGCTTCACTCCACCCCATCCCATTCTACCTATGCGACTCTCGATGATCGTCAATCCGTTCACCGACCGAAATCTCGCCCTGGCCGCCCAAGTGGGTGTGACCGACGTGGTGATTCACTACCCCGGGCTCGATCTCGCCGCACTCAAGGCCATGCAAACGCGCATCGAATCCTTCGGCCTGCGCCTGACACATGTGGAGCGTAAAATCCCGCACCTCAAATTCGTGCACGACTTGCCAGGTCGGGATCGGCAAATCGAAGATTTCAAGACCCTCATTCGCAACATGGCCGAGTGCGGCATGGAGGTGCTGTCCTACAACTGGATGCCCGACGAGGACTGGCAGCGCACCACCTGCGATTCCCCCGAACGAGGCGGCTCCAAATCCACCGCCTTTCGCCTCGCCGACATCGACCACAACATCACCGATGCCGACGGCCTGCCTCCCGCCGCGACGCCCGCCCTCCAACTCTGGGACAACTTGGAATATTTTCTCAACGCCGTCGTGCCCGTTGCCGAAGACGCCAACATCAAGCTCGCCATCCACCCCGACGATCCCCCGCTCGCCGAGCTGCGCGGCCAACCTCGCATCATCATTTCCAACGCAGCCTTTCAGCGCGTCGTCGGCTTGGTCCCCAGTCCGGTCAATGGCGTCTGCTACTGCGTAGGATCCTACGCTCCCGCCGGCATCGATCTCATCGGTGGCATCCGTCGGCTCGCCGACAAAATCTTCTTCTTCCACGCGCGCAACGTGCGCGGCCGAGCGGACGATTTTCAGGAAACGTGGCCCGACAACGGCGACATCCCGATGCCTGCGATCATCCGCACGCTGCACGAGATTGGCTACACCGGCACGATTCGTCCCGACCACGCGCCTTCCATGGCCGGTGAACCCAACGACACCCCCGGCTACGAGATGCAGGGCCGCCTCTTCGCGGCCGGATACCTGCGCGGCCTGATCCAGGCCACGGCCTCTCATTGATCGATCCACTCGGGCCCCCTTCCCGTTTTCGAACCCAACGCTAGCCCACCCCGTCCGCTCATGTCGTAGGGTCTGTTGCCGGTATCGGCAATTTCGTCTCGTCGTGGCAGATCGGTGCCTGGCCACCGCTACTGATTGCGCCACCTCTCCCGGTGCCATGCGCCGCATGGATCGCGACCGAGGGCGATCTAGCCGTCCGGTTCGTCCATACGGACGTTCGACCCGTTCGGTTCGGACGACCGGAGCGCGTTTCCCAGGCGATAGTGGAGGAGATATGACCCGAATACTCATCCTGATCATCCTCTTGGTTTCTTCGCCCGCGGCCTTGTTGCTGCGAGCTGACATTTCGTCGCCCGAAGTGCGACATTCCTCCGCCGACCAGTCCGCGCCCTCCGCCTCCATTGCCGAGCTCGAATGGATGGTCGGCGCATGGGAAGGGCCCCTGGGCTCGGATGGGCAGGAGCACATCGTGCAACGTCCAGTCGGCGGCCAACTCCCGGGGTTCGTGCGAGGCTGGACCGCTGACGGCGCGATTACATTTTATGAAATCAGCGCCTTCGCCGAAGCGGACGGATCGCTCGAATATCGGGTAAAACACTTCAGCGCCGACCTCGCTGGCTGGGAACCGCAAACCGAATTCGTGCGCCATCGGCTCGTCGCCCGCGAAGGCAACGCGTGGTTCTTTGACGGCATCACCTTTGTGCGCACCGGCCCGGAAACGCACACCGTGTATTTCGAAATTCCCGCCGGCGAACGGGCCGGTGAAATCATCACCGTGAATCAAACACGTCGACGCCCCCTCCTCGCCGCAGCCGCCGACGGTGCCGCTACCACCGGTGAAGTGGTCGCATTTGATTTCGTTTCAAAGGTGCTCGCCGACAACCGCATCGGGCTGAAGCCGGAGCGCACCGGTCGCGTCTACCTGCCGCCGTCCTATGCCTCCTCTCCCACGCGGCGCTATCCCGTCGTCTACTTCTGCCACAACACCTTCTGGAGCCCGGCGCAGGCCGTGGCCGACGGCAACCTGCAAGGCTTGATGGAACGCGCCTTCACCGCCGGCACCGTCGACGAATTTATCCTCGTGATTGCCGACTACACCGGACCGACCACCGGCAGCCTCTATGAGAATTCACCGACCAGCGGACGGTGGCTGGACTACACCATCGAGGAAGTCGTGCCCCGCATCGACGAAACCTACCGGACGCTGCGCCACCGGGACAGTCGGGCTGTGATCGGGGATTTTTGGGGTGGTCGCGGTGCGCTGGTGCTCGCGATGCATTTCCCGGAAACGTTTGGCTCCCTCTACGCCATGCATCCTGTGGCCACCGGCAGTGGCAACCTGCCCATGGATCGGCTTGATATCAACTGGCCCGCGATTCACGCCGCCACCTCATGGAATGAGCTCGGCGACAGCGGCCGTGACCGCATCTTCACCGCCATCAGCCAGGCATTTTTACCGAATGCCAACCGTCCGCCGTTCTATTGCGATTTCCCCATCGAAATCGCCGCCGATGGCTCCACCGCACCGAACCCTCACCACACCCGTTTGATGTTAAAACGCTTTCTGGTGGACGGGCTCCTCGACGACCACGCCGACGCCCTGCGATCGCTGCGCGGAGTCGCGATGGACTGGGGCCGTTTTGATCCGACCCAGGCCCATGTCATCGCCAATCGCCGGTTCAGCCGCATACTTTCCAGCCAAGGCATTCCCCACGAAGCCGAAGAATACGCCGGCGGCATCTGGGACAAGACCTGGAGCCCCGACGGCCGTTTCATCACCCGTGTGCTCCCCCTCCTCGGCCAGCACCTGGTCTCAGCGGAGGAGCCATAACACGACGCTGAGCACCACCGAAATAAACGGGGCTGACCCTAAATCTCAAACCCCACGTTAAAAGGGTCAGCAACGGTCTTTCATGCGAGGGTGAACCCACGCCAAATTCATTCGTATGAATTCCTTCCGATTCGCGCCGGAGGCCCCGTCCTAATCAAGATGAATGCGCCGCCTGTTGCGCTGGCGACGTCTTCCGCGTCGATTCCACCGCCCCAACCCCTACCCTATGATTCCTCGCTTGATCCTCGCTTTTCTTGTCACGGCTTCGGCGTCGATCGCCGCGGAACCCACCGCTCCCCGCGCCCCGCGCAAACCGGTCGTCTGGAACAATCCCGACAAGGTGAAGAGCGACCTCGTCACCCATCACGAACTCGTCAGCGCCTCCATGGACCGCGTCGTTGGCTACACCCTTTACCTGCCCCCGGGCTACGCCGAGGACGGAAACACCACGCGCTATCCGGTCGTCTACTTCCTGCACGGCGCCGGGGGTAATGAGAGCGCCGACGGACCCGCGTTTGCCGGTTACATTCATCGCCAATCTGCCAAATACAATTTCCCTCCAGTCATCTGCGTTTTCCCCAACGGCGGCATGAGCGCGTATCGAAATCACCCCGACACTGGCATCAACGTCGAGACCATGATCATCGACGAGTTGTTGCCCCACATCGACGCCACTTATCGCACCTTGCCGCAACGCGAGTCCCGCGGTCTCGCCGGCTATTCCATGGGCGGCGGTGGGGCCGTGCATCTCGCGCTTAAACACTCCGACCTCTTCAGCGTGGCCGCGTCCTGGGCAGGATCACAGGTCAACTTTCGCACCAAGGAGCTCTACGACGACATCACGATCGACATGCTTCGCGCCCAGGAACCGACCATCCGGTTGTTGATGATCACAGGCTACGACGATCAAGCGACCTACGATGCTCACGGTCCTTTCACCGCCCTACTTGATGCAGCCAAGTATCCCTACACCCTGCGCAAACTGCGCGGGGTGAATCACAACCTCGGCCTCTACTACGTCCACACCGCCCGCGACTTGGTAACGTTTCTCCTCCAAGATATCGCTACCGCCGTCGTCGAATAACGACGCCCTCGTGGCGCCGACCTCGCCACTCCTGCCGCCTTACCGCTGCCGTATGGATAAACGCACCGCCCTCAAGACATTGAGCACGTCGAGTCTGGCCATGGCTTGCCGCGGCCTCGCGGGAACGGGCGTAGTCGGCCTGTTGGCCGCTGAGAGCCGCTCCATTTGATTTATGCTTCCCTTACCCCATTCCCGACCAGTGAGCCTCACGGGTGTGATCTCCCTGTTTTTAACCTGTTCGCTCAGCGCCGCGACTTTCTGGGTCTCGCCCGACGGAGACGACATGGCGGCGGGCACGCGCGACCATCCCTGGGCCACGCCCCAACACGCGGTCACCGCCGTGATGGCGGGAGACACCGTTTACTTTCGACATGGCACCTACGCGTTGGACGGTCCGATCCTGCCCCGTGTGTCGGGCACCGCCGAAGCGCCTATCACACTCGCCGGGTATCCCGGAGAATCCGCCATCTTCGATGGGTCAGGTTTTCACCACGCCGATGAGACCTACAAGAAAGGACTGCTTCATCTCGAAGGCGTGGTCCACTACGCCCTGAAAAATCTCCACGTGCGCAACAGCTGGCACGGCTTCGGAATCAAGGTCTCTGGCCATGCTTCGCATATCGACATCCTCGAGTGCACGTCTGCCGAAACCTTCGGACCGGGCATCGGTTTCTGGAATTCTGAATTCATCCGCGTGATGTATTGCGAAGTCACCGG is from Synoicihabitans lomoniglobus and encodes:
- a CDS encoding DUF6265 family protein, whose protein sequence is MTRILILIILLVSSPAALLLRADISSPEVRHSSADQSAPSASIAELEWMVGAWEGPLGSDGQEHIVQRPVGGQLPGFVRGWTADGAITFYEISAFAEADGSLEYRVKHFSADLAGWEPQTEFVRHRLVAREGNAWFFDGITFVRTGPETHTVYFEIPAGERAGEIITVNQTRRRPLLAAAADGAATTGEVVAFDFVSKVLADNRIGLKPERTGRVYLPPSYASSPTRRYPVVYFCHNTFWSPAQAVADGNLQGLMERAFTAGTVDEFILVIADYTGPTTGSLYENSPTSGRWLDYTIEEVVPRIDETYRTLRHRDSRAVIGDFWGGRGALVLAMHFPETFGSLYAMHPVATGSGNLPMDRLDINWPAIHAATSWNELGDSGRDRIFTAISQAFLPNANRPPFYCDFPIEIAADGSTAPNPHHTRLMLKRFLVDGLLDDHADALRSLRGVAMDWGRFDPTQAHVIANRRFSRILSSQGIPHEAEEYAGGIWDKTWSPDGRFITRVLPLLGQHLVSAEEP
- a CDS encoding mannonate dehydratase, with protein sequence MRLSMIVNPFTDRNLALAAQVGVTDVVIHYPGLDLAALKAMQTRIESFGLRLTHVERKIPHLKFVHDLPGRDRQIEDFKTLIRNMAECGMEVLSYNWMPDEDWQRTTCDSPERGGSKSTAFRLADIDHNITDADGLPPAATPALQLWDNLEYFLNAVVPVAEDANIKLAIHPDDPPLAELRGQPRIIISNAAFQRVVGLVPSPVNGVCYCVGSYAPAGIDLIGGIRRLADKIFFFHARNVRGRADDFQETWPDNGDIPMPAIIRTLHEIGYTGTIRPDHAPSMAGEPNDTPGYEMQGRLFAAGYLRGLIQATASH
- a CDS encoding AraC family transcriptional regulator, with translation MGKITSLFVRKVLGVASGDFDPRAVLRGVGIDPDAPPDPKLMVADTDYYAFLRQLVRDDTAGTTLPLRAGAAMRCDDYGAFGLAWKSATNLRESFGRAERYARVLTSVSTYQLESTEGGALMRLNRAGERHLGMRLSNEATLASIVSISREVASAPFNPRAVFFQHAAPATVADHEIYFGCPVHFGAEYDALLVSAASLSTPNVLGDAGISRFFESHLAVEVSQLADEETWDRRVRDQIARALSGGIPVINHVAQRLGMSGRTLQRRLRQSGHSYNALVDESRRQLAERLLAQTDYSLAEVAFMTGFSEQSAFSRAFKRWAGQTPRSYRIRFTD
- a CDS encoding NAD(P)H-binding protein; this encodes MNTDQNASAFTSELTLILGGTGKTGRRVAAKLQARGVPMRLGSRAASPSFDWNNRQSWDACLRDVKAIYISYAPDLAVPGATDAIQALVDQARKHGVARVVLLSGRGEAEAQACENIVQNSGLRWTVVRASWFNQNFSEGAFVDMVRAGRITLPAGDTPEPFIDVDDIADVAVAALTEPGHDGEIYEVTGPRLMTFADIAAELSAVTGREIAFEQIPHDAFMAEVKKSGAPADVVWILDYLLSTVLDGRNAYLADGVQRALGRPPREFSAYAREVAGTGCWRTAA
- a CDS encoding alpha/beta hydrolase, with product MIPRLILAFLVTASASIAAEPTAPRAPRKPVVWNNPDKVKSDLVTHHELVSASMDRVVGYTLYLPPGYAEDGNTTRYPVVYFLHGAGGNESADGPAFAGYIHRQSAKYNFPPVICVFPNGGMSAYRNHPDTGINVETMIIDELLPHIDATYRTLPQRESRGLAGYSMGGGGAVHLALKHSDLFSVAASWAGSQVNFRTKELYDDITIDMLRAQEPTIRLLMITGYDDQATYDAHGPFTALLDAAKYPYTLRKLRGVNHNLGLYYVHTARDLVTFLLQDIATAVVE